From a single Lactococcus carnosus genomic region:
- a CDS encoding organic hydroperoxide resistance protein translates to MQKIYTTKMINTGGRSGEVHSPDNSFELKIAAPGSHVADTTNPEQLFAAGYSACFNSALDLVKEGKGIKAASTISAQVSLYAETPTSYVIGVVLEGHIEGLSLEETQELLDIAHTVCPYSKATAGNIDVVIKAV, encoded by the coding sequence ATGCAAAAAATATATACAACAAAAATGATCAACACAGGTGGCCGCTCAGGAGAAGTTCATAGTCCAGATAATAGCTTTGAGCTTAAAATTGCTGCACCAGGGTCACATGTTGCAGACACAACAAATCCTGAACAACTCTTTGCAGCAGGCTATAGTGCTTGTTTCAACAGTGCGCTTGATCTGGTAAAAGAAGGCAAAGGCATTAAAGCTGCTTCAACGATTAGTGCGCAAGTTTCTCTTTACGCTGAAACACCGACAAGCTATGTGATTGGTGTTGTACTAGAGGGTCATATTGAAGGCCTCTCACTTGAGGAAACACAAGAACTCCTTGATATTGCGCATACAGTTTGCCCATATTCTAAGGCAACTGCTGGCAATATAGATGTTGTCATTAAGGCTGTCTAA
- a CDS encoding ABC transporter permease, producing the protein MIKKYLELYKMLLKQNLKMKLEFRTDFYISSLALIIVNLFSCFSTLLLFSQTKEIGDFDKNELFFLYALYLIIISPQQIFFDNLWLAWTHFIDGTFIKYMLRPIDSMFYFVSERIDLKGVGQLVLGIILLVYFAHQLPIIWHLQNIIALLIFIIFGSIIYICIMVIGSSTGFWLSDSLTVLDFLAQIKAYGRYPLDIYGPILKNIFTFILPIGFLGFYPVKFFIDGDFRIVVLTPCIALILIFLSRQIWKIGIKRYIPPGS; encoded by the coding sequence GTGATTAAAAAATATCTAGAACTTTATAAAATGTTGCTAAAACAAAATCTCAAAATGAAGCTAGAATTTAGGACTGATTTTTATATTAGTTCATTAGCACTTATTATTGTCAACTTGTTTTCATGTTTTTCAACATTACTCTTATTTAGTCAGACTAAAGAAATCGGTGATTTTGATAAAAATGAGCTTTTTTTTCTCTATGCACTATATTTAATCATTATCAGTCCTCAACAAATCTTTTTTGACAATCTTTGGTTAGCCTGGACACACTTTATTGACGGTACATTTATCAAATATATGTTACGACCAATTGATTCAATGTTTTATTTCGTTTCAGAGCGAATTGATTTAAAAGGTGTAGGTCAACTTGTTTTGGGCATTATTTTATTAGTCTATTTTGCTCACCAATTACCAATTATCTGGCATTTACAAAATATAATTGCGCTTTTAATTTTCATAATATTTGGTTCAATCATCTATATTTGTATCATGGTTATCGGAAGTTCGACAGGCTTTTGGCTGAGTGATTCATTGACTGTTTTGGATTTTTTAGCTCAAATAAAGGCCTATGGTAGGTATCCGTTAGACATTTATGGTCCTATATTAAAAAATATATTTACATTTATTTTACCAATCGGGTTTCTGGGATTTTATCCAGTAAAGTTTTTTATAGACGGGGATTTTAGGATAGTCGTCCTAACACCATGCATTGCACTAATTTTGATATTTTTAAGTAGACAAATCTGGAAAATCGGGATCAAAAGATATATCCCACCAGGTAGTTAA
- a CDS encoding ABC transporter permease, with product MKIRLSRKASFIFTIGSNIINLSVLFFLWKNIYHPQQNPDNLVKFSTVMTSLLLANLLFSLTTTKIEWSISNEIISGNIISKLTLPVGYLQQKMCEYIGSLICNFFTSFLFILIILVTKFSDYIFLSSAPITSLLSIILSVIIMFMFDYLTGLTSVLTESIWGIATIKVCLVSFLSGVVVPLEFFPNQLKILIRLTPFWYVFQTPIALITQKMSLGVQLIKLLPQFFWLVILITITILVSKRALSNLRINGG from the coding sequence ATGAAAATACGCTTATCAAGAAAAGCCAGTTTCATCTTTACAATTGGTAGTAATATCATCAATTTATCTGTGTTGTTTTTCTTATGGAAAAATATCTATCATCCACAGCAAAATCCTGATAATTTAGTCAAGTTTAGCACTGTTATGACTTCTCTTTTACTGGCCAATCTTTTATTCAGCCTAACGACAACAAAGATTGAATGGTCTATTTCAAATGAAATTATTTCAGGCAATATTATAAGCAAATTAACTTTGCCGGTTGGTTATTTACAGCAAAAAATGTGCGAATATATTGGGTCGTTAATTTGTAATTTTTTTACGTCATTTTTGTTCATATTAATTATCTTAGTTACCAAATTTTCGGACTACATATTTCTGTCATCGGCACCTATCACGAGTCTATTATCAATCATTTTGTCAGTGATAATTATGTTCATGTTTGATTATTTAACAGGATTGACCTCCGTTCTCACAGAATCAATATGGGGTATTGCTACGATTAAAGTTTGCCTCGTATCATTTCTTAGTGGTGTAGTTGTACCTCTTGAATTTTTTCCAAATCAGTTAAAAATACTGATTCGATTAACACCTTTTTGGTATGTTTTTCAAACACCAATCGCATTGATAACGCAAAAAATGTCATTAGGAGTACAACTAATCAAGCTGTTGCCACAATTCTTTTGGCTGGTGATACTCATCACCATCACAATACTTGTAAGCAAGCGTGCACTTTCCAATTTAAGGATTAACGGAGGCTAG
- a CDS encoding ABC transporter ATP-binding protein: MIEVKDISKHYIVKKKRAGKFSFFKEKEEIKALNKINFMLNGGETTCILGANGAGKSTLIKIMTGILTPDSGTILINGKTPFESRTQFLKQLGIVFGQRTQLWWELPVIDSFNIIKKMYDVDDQVFEKNIDILDQYFQIKKLLHRTVRSLSLGQRMLCDLASVFLHDPSVIFLDEPTIGLDISIKNKMYAFIRYLNDSTETSIILTTHDMSDIRALSDRVIIIDRGSILFDGKVEQISSVFKDIRMIIVELLDENTDQITTLLENYQLATHISKSGIMTIEVNTNNHNLNHLISELHSTLSNINDIKIELPDIEYVLNKVYSGGLNV, encoded by the coding sequence ATGATTGAAGTAAAAGATATATCCAAACACTATATCGTTAAAAAGAAAAGAGCAGGAAAATTTTCTTTTTTCAAAGAAAAAGAGGAAATCAAAGCATTAAACAAGATAAATTTTATGCTCAATGGTGGCGAAACAACTTGTATATTAGGGGCTAATGGCGCTGGAAAATCAACATTAATTAAAATCATGACAGGTATATTAACGCCAGATTCTGGTACTATATTAATTAATGGTAAAACCCCATTTGAAAGCAGAACGCAGTTTTTAAAACAACTAGGTATTGTTTTTGGACAACGAACGCAACTTTGGTGGGAATTACCGGTCATAGATTCCTTTAACATCATCAAAAAAATGTATGATGTTGATGATCAAGTTTTTGAAAAAAATATAGATATTTTAGATCAATATTTTCAAATTAAGAAATTATTACATCGAACAGTGCGATCATTATCATTAGGGCAGAGAATGCTGTGTGATTTGGCAAGTGTTTTTTTACATGATCCAAGTGTTATTTTCCTTGATGAGCCAACGATTGGCTTAGACATTTCTATAAAAAATAAAATGTATGCTTTTATACGATACTTAAATGATTCAACTGAAACATCGATTATTTTGACTACACATGATATGAGTGATATTCGTGCGCTGAGCGATCGAGTTATTATCATTGATAGAGGTAGTATCCTGTTTGATGGTAAAGTAGAGCAAATATCTAGTGTTTTTAAAGATATCAGGATGATTATAGTAGAACTACTAGATGAAAATACTGATCAGATAACCACCTTGTTAGAAAACTACCAGCTTGCAACACATATCAGTAAATCAGGTATCATGACAATTGAAGTAAACACAAATAACCACAATTTAAATCATCTTATCAGTGAATTACATAGTACACTTTCAAACATAAATGATATCAAAATTGAATTGCCAGATATCGAATATGTATTAAATAAGGTTTATAGTGGTGGTTTAAATGTGTAA
- a CDS encoding HAD-IIB family hydrolase encodes MKKILISDIDGTLIRNGKVATDRIKLEKFRNSNTFVLCTGRNYDSFNSFVQKYSFDTFDFAILSNGAMLIDKAFNILYAKKIGLTELKEQVTKLVEITGINRLFLVINLKEITFNTVTALSKALEAVKETDTIIGLTIELTSKQAAQVCFNKINRNTSLSIQHNHSYIDIIVKGTSKKVGIETLLSKLAYSSVQVIGDGQNDIPMFEVTKESYTFYDSPEIVKDKANFFVEFYDDIFEI; translated from the coding sequence ATGAAAAAAATTTTAATTAGTGACATCGATGGTACACTAATCAGAAATGGGAAAGTAGCAACTGATCGTATAAAACTAGAAAAGTTCAGAAACTCAAATACTTTCGTGTTATGTACCGGAAGAAATTATGATAGTTTTAATTCTTTTGTTCAAAAGTATTCATTTGATACATTTGATTTTGCTATTTTATCTAATGGCGCTATGTTAATTGATAAAGCGTTTAACATTTTATATGCTAAAAAAATTGGATTAACTGAGTTAAAAGAGCAGGTCACTAAATTAGTTGAAATAACTGGAATCAACCGATTGTTTTTAGTCATTAATTTAAAGGAGATAACTTTCAATACGGTTACGGCATTATCAAAAGCTCTAGAAGCTGTAAAAGAGACTGATACCATAATTGGGTTGACAATCGAATTAACAAGCAAACAGGCAGCTCAAGTGTGTTTTAACAAGATTAATCGGAATACCTCCTTATCTATTCAGCATAATCATAGCTACATTGATATTATTGTTAAGGGAACAAGCAAAAAAGTGGGGATTGAAACTTTGCTTTCCAAATTGGCATATTCTAGTGTTCAAGTGATTGGGGATGGCCAAAATGATATTCCCATGTTTGAAGTAACAAAAGAAAGTTACACATTTTATGACTCACCTGAGATCGTAAAGGACAAAGCTAACTTTTTTGTTGAGTTTTATGATGACATTTTCGAAATCTAA
- a CDS encoding pectate lyase-like adhesive domain-containing protein: MIGLIVLSASPISADVIPSESLASTSSESVTSDTNKSSNSSEINSATQERSNALEQSAVVSGVAMVTTESEFWEAIFDQSVSTILLANDIVANPSNRLSGSGNSAGTVKRNLTIDGQGHNLSYDTKAYDTQILYAGTSGINITFQNMSMGSKAYPNNNYYGIFTIQQTNVTLNVKDFTYYAENGAQPFYAGGYAGSTLNFYGTNVFTANGTLYGGEFIERFKTTNFKADSNTNVVQDNPTSLAAIYSDGTAIVNLESNARLSINSSKNAFVYGSTTINLQDNAYLGYENKKGTNYKSDQAMITYTGTTTIKGGVNSEVDFISNDSSMDVSNTQINSNGMKAVFVANNLGNVASKNNLIIKRIDNSSDIYDLNTLSLAGVQSQPVSNIGSNTTLTISPATYGSGKSFLFIAQPTALSAKFVPQVGSNLSNLNGTITTSQDAIRTIKVSNSRLYTDGNINSVASQNMIESAPITPKVVNDDSPTLLRSNILGGQINYIYYNVQSAKQFTGYTLKSAWVEATAVQTKYSEVTFPDSPITFNQPIPGSFAMSPAYTVKNSGNVPLNIKPTSVSDTNANVALVESLFEPNKQQVSLSLHGTSKTDSHDWNFKNLDANTLTINPYFTDSNYINYNIKGNYSGPLIGIQNVKYAVTFGWFQ, encoded by the coding sequence TTGATTGGACTAATAGTATTAAGTGCCTCGCCAATATCTGCCGATGTGATTCCATCAGAGTCTTTAGCCTCCACATCTTCAGAATCTGTTACTAGTGATACCAATAAGTCAAGCAATAGTTCTGAAATCAATTCAGCAACGCAAGAACGATCGAATGCATTAGAGCAGTCGGCTGTTGTATCTGGTGTAGCTATGGTAACAACCGAATCAGAATTTTGGGAGGCAATTTTTGACCAATCTGTATCGACAATTTTACTAGCAAATGACATTGTAGCAAATCCATCAAATCGCTTAAGTGGTTCAGGTAATAGTGCCGGTACTGTTAAACGTAACTTGACAATTGATGGGCAAGGACATAATTTATCCTATGATACTAAGGCATATGACACACAAATTTTATACGCTGGAACATCAGGAATCAATATAACTTTTCAAAATATGTCAATGGGCAGCAAAGCGTATCCAAATAATAACTACTATGGCATTTTCACAATTCAACAGACAAATGTCACGCTTAATGTAAAAGATTTTACCTACTATGCTGAAAATGGCGCACAGCCCTTCTACGCGGGTGGCTATGCAGGATCCACCTTAAACTTTTATGGTACTAATGTATTTACAGCAAACGGCACACTTTATGGTGGTGAATTTATTGAGCGTTTCAAAACGACTAACTTCAAAGCTGATAGCAACACTAATGTAGTGCAGGACAATCCTACTAGTTTAGCAGCCATCTATTCAGATGGCACAGCCATAGTCAATCTAGAATCAAATGCTCGATTATCTATTAATTCTAGTAAAAATGCATTTGTTTACGGTAGCACAACGATAAACTTACAGGATAATGCATATCTTGGATATGAGAACAAAAAGGGTACAAACTATAAAAGTGATCAGGCAATGATTACGTATACTGGTACAACCACTATAAAAGGTGGTGTAAATAGTGAAGTGGATTTCATCAGTAATGACAGCTCAATGGACGTGTCAAATACACAAATCAATTCCAATGGCATGAAAGCTGTGTTTGTGGCTAACAATTTGGGTAATGTCGCTTCTAAAAATAATCTTATTATCAAACGGATTGATAATAGCTCAGATATTTATGATTTGAATACGCTATCGCTTGCAGGAGTACAATCACAACCTGTCTCAAATATTGGTTCAAATACAACATTGACAATTTCTCCAGCAACCTATGGTAGTGGTAAGTCTTTTTTGTTTATCGCTCAGCCGACCGCATTATCAGCTAAATTTGTGCCACAAGTTGGCTCCAATCTAAGTAATTTAAATGGGACTATCACAACTAGTCAAGATGCTATTCGAACTATAAAAGTATCTAATTCAAGACTCTATACTGATGGTAACATCAACTCTGTAGCATCCCAAAACATGATTGAATCGGCTCCAATTACACCAAAGGTTGTCAATGACGATTCTCCAACACTGCTTAGGTCAAATATTTTAGGTGGACAGATAAATTATATCTACTATAATGTACAATCTGCTAAACAGTTCACAGGATATACCCTTAAATCCGCATGGGTAGAAGCAACTGCAGTTCAAACAAAATATTCAGAAGTTACATTTCCAGATTCACCAATAACATTTAATCAACCCATTCCTGGCTCATTTGCAATGAGTCCTGCTTATACCGTTAAGAATTCAGGAAATGTCCCGCTTAATATCAAACCAACTTCAGTATCAGATACCAATGCTAATGTAGCTTTAGTTGAGTCGTTATTTGAGCCGAATAAACAACAGGTTTCACTCTCGTTGCATGGCACGTCTAAGACGGATTCACATGACTGGAACTTTAAAAACTTAGATGCTAATACCTTAACCATTAACCCATACTTTACAGATAGTAATTATATTAATTACAATATTAAAGGTAATTATTCTGGGCCATTGATTGGTATTCAAAATGTTAAATATGCAGTTACGTTTGGCTGGTTCCAATAA
- a CDS encoding IS30 family transposase, with protein sequence MQDHYNTRCKELTYPERQCIERWHNKDKLSNRQIALLLGKAPQTINNEVLLGLVQLKTKTKYSSRRAQELHKVNKQHCGRKSKLSSDLNQKISEGVRDKQSLEVILQSFIGLVCLKTLYNWLEKGWLDVKYHELLYPHYKKAKKLRKTQPKRPFGLSIEERPEEINNRSGFGHWEIDTVILTRAKNECLLTLTERVTRFEVIRLIPDKSARSVNTALQSLQEQLVFKSITSDNGREFAKLGEAVTCPVYYCHAYASFERGTNENHNRMIRRFLPKGTIKTTSQEVAKIETWMNNYPRKMFKYRTPSQMLQGG encoded by the coding sequence ATGCAAGACCATTATAACACACGATGTAAAGAATTAACTTATCCAGAACGACAATGTATTGAACGTTGGCACAACAAAGATAAGCTCAGTAATCGTCAGATTGCACTTCTCTTAGGTAAAGCCCCTCAAACGATAAATAATGAAGTGCTATTAGGTCTGGTTCAACTTAAAACAAAGACCAAGTATTCATCAAGACGAGCTCAAGAACTGCACAAAGTCAATAAACAACATTGTGGTAGAAAATCAAAGCTGAGTTCTGACTTGAATCAAAAAATTTCAGAAGGTGTCCGAGATAAACAATCGCTTGAAGTGATTTTACAAAGTTTTATTGGTCTCGTTTGCCTCAAAACGCTCTACAACTGGCTTGAAAAGGGTTGGCTTGATGTAAAATACCATGAGTTGCTTTATCCGCACTATAAAAAGGCGAAAAAGCTCCGTAAAACACAACCGAAACGTCCGTTTGGTTTGTCTATTGAGGAACGTCCAGAGGAAATCAATAACCGTTCTGGCTTCGGTCACTGGGAGATTGATACGGTCATTTTAACAAGGGCGAAGAATGAATGCTTATTGACGTTGACAGAACGTGTGACACGCTTTGAGGTGATACGATTAATCCCAGATAAGTCAGCACGATCGGTCAATACAGCGCTTCAATCCCTACAAGAGCAGCTAGTGTTTAAGTCCATCACTTCAGACAATGGGAGAGAGTTTGCCAAGCTAGGTGAAGCAGTCACTTGTCCTGTATATTATTGCCATGCTTATGCAAGTTTTGAGAGGGGAACAAATGAAAATCACAATCGCATGATTCGCCGTTTCTTGCCTAAAGGGACAATAAAAACGACTTCGCAGGAAGTCGCTAAAATTGAAACGTGGATGAACAACTATCCAAGAAAAATGTTCAAGTATCGGACACCATCTCAGATGTTGCAGGGTGGCTAA
- the alsS gene encoding acetolactate synthase AlsS, with protein MKKDKSEQKFGADLIVDSLINHNVKYIFGIPGAKIDKVFDTLVDKGPELIVARHEQNAAFMAQAVGRITGEPGVVIATSGPGASNLATGLVTATAEGDAVLALAGQVKRGDLLKRTHQSMNNAALFEPITKYSAEVQDADTLSEIVANAYRLSKSGKPGASFISIPQDVVDSKVSVNAIKPLQAPKLGNASIDDINYLAQAIKNAVLPVFLLGSGASSTEVTHAIRGLLQHVNIPVVETFQGAGVISRDLIHNFFGRVGLFRNQPGDMLLKKSDLIIAIGYDPIEYEARNWNAEIDSRVIVIDKALAEIDTYYQPERELIGDISQTLENLIPAIRGYKIPDGSQEYLDGLYKVLKANEFDRIADENRVHPLDFIDVFQDQVRDDETVTVDVGSHYIWMARNFKSYEPRHLLFSNGMQTLGVALPWGITAALLRPGKKVYSISGDGGFLFSAQELETAVRLKLPLIHIIWNDGRYNMVEFQEVMKYGRASGVDFGPVDFVKYAEAFGARGLRVTNKEDLAKVLSEIDVTTGPVVIDVPIDYRDNVKLGETILPDEFY; from the coding sequence ATGAAAAAAGACAAAAGTGAACAAAAATTTGGTGCTGATTTAATCGTTGACTCACTAATCAACCACAACGTCAAGTATATTTTTGGGATTCCAGGTGCTAAGATTGATAAAGTATTTGATACCTTAGTAGACAAAGGACCAGAACTGATTGTTGCGCGTCATGAGCAAAATGCGGCATTTATGGCACAGGCTGTTGGTCGTATCACTGGGGAACCGGGTGTCGTTATTGCCACATCTGGTCCTGGTGCATCCAACCTAGCTACTGGTCTTGTAACAGCAACAGCAGAAGGTGATGCTGTTTTAGCACTTGCTGGACAAGTTAAGCGTGGTGACCTCTTAAAACGGACGCACCAGTCGATGAACAATGCTGCTTTGTTTGAACCAATTACTAAATATTCAGCAGAAGTACAAGATGCAGATACCTTGTCAGAGATTGTAGCTAACGCTTACCGTTTATCTAAGTCTGGTAAACCTGGTGCAAGTTTCATCTCTATCCCGCAAGACGTCGTCGATAGCAAGGTGTCTGTTAACGCCATCAAACCATTACAAGCGCCAAAACTTGGTAATGCGTCAATTGATGATATTAACTATCTTGCACAAGCCATCAAAAATGCCGTCTTGCCAGTCTTTCTTTTAGGTAGTGGTGCCTCATCTACTGAAGTTACCCACGCGATTCGTGGCCTATTACAACATGTGAACATTCCAGTCGTTGAAACATTCCAAGGTGCTGGTGTTATTTCTAGAGATTTGATTCATAATTTCTTTGGCCGTGTTGGGTTATTCCGTAACCAACCCGGAGATATGCTCCTTAAAAAATCTGACTTGATCATCGCCATCGGCTACGACCCAATCGAATATGAAGCAAGAAACTGGAATGCTGAGATTGACAGTCGTGTCATCGTTATCGACAAAGCCTTAGCTGAAATCGATACTTATTATCAACCAGAACGTGAATTGATCGGTGATATTTCACAAACCCTTGAAAACTTGATTCCTGCGATTCGCGGCTATAAAATTCCTGATGGCAGCCAAGAGTATTTAGATGGTCTCTATAAAGTTCTTAAAGCAAACGAATTTGATCGGATTGCTGATGAAAACCGTGTCCATCCGCTTGACTTTATCGACGTCTTCCAAGACCAAGTTAGAGATGATGAAACTGTAACTGTCGACGTAGGTAGCCACTATATCTGGATGGCCCGTAATTTCAAATCTTACGAACCACGTCATCTCCTGTTCTCAAACGGGATGCAAACACTTGGTGTTGCCCTACCTTGGGGAATTACAGCAGCCTTGTTACGACCAGGTAAAAAAGTCTATTCTATCTCAGGAGATGGTGGCTTCTTGTTCTCAGCACAAGAGCTTGAAACTGCTGTCCGTCTTAAGTTACCTTTGATCCATATCATCTGGAATGATGGCCGTTACAACATGGTTGAATTCCAAGAAGTCATGAAATATGGCCGCGCATCAGGCGTTGACTTTGGCCCAGTTGACTTTGTCAAATATGCAGAAGCATTTGGCGCTCGTGGCCTTCGTGTCACAAATAAAGAAGACCTAGCCAAAGTCCTTTCTGAAATAGACGTCACAACAGGACCAGTCGTCATCGATGTACCGATTGATTACCGAGACAACGTCAAACTTGGCGAAACTATTTTACCGGATGAGTTTTATTAA